The following are encoded together in the Gordonia insulae genome:
- the secF gene encoding protein translocase subunit SecF: protein MAPDVLVDDVDEADGATGAPTSEANYVAEKDRSFLSRLYTGTGAFDIIAKRRTWYLVTAAILLISIGSIAIRGFTLGIEFEGGTQVSIPVSAGITSDSVEEVFSATLGEEPESVQTAGSGSSETVQVRTETLTIAQTEQVTRALADKFGPGLTAAEVSSSDVSSTWGGEITEKMLIALAVFLVIVFVYIAIRFDREMSTAALASLFFDIIVTAGIYSLVGWEVTPATVIGLLTILGFSIYDTVVVFDKVAENTRSVLQTSRRTYGEQANLAVNQTLMRSINTTIISVLPIIALMVIAVWLLGVGTLKDLALIQLVGVVVGAYSSIFLAAPLLVTLKERREDISRHTKRVLDRRARVAAGDDYREPRPVRGRSSTGRTSRRAEADAPQAPTGKRRRSR, encoded by the coding sequence ATGGCACCCGACGTGCTGGTCGATGACGTCGACGAGGCCGACGGCGCCACCGGGGCACCGACCTCCGAGGCCAACTACGTCGCGGAGAAGGACAGGTCGTTCCTGTCCCGGCTCTACACCGGAACCGGCGCGTTCGACATCATCGCGAAGCGTCGCACCTGGTACCTGGTCACGGCGGCGATCCTGCTGATCTCGATCGGATCGATCGCGATCCGTGGGTTCACGCTCGGTATCGAGTTCGAGGGCGGCACCCAGGTCTCCATCCCGGTGTCGGCGGGCATCACCTCCGATTCGGTCGAGGAGGTCTTCTCGGCGACCCTCGGCGAGGAGCCGGAGTCGGTGCAGACCGCCGGGTCCGGGTCGAGCGAGACCGTGCAGGTCCGTACCGAGACGCTGACCATCGCCCAGACCGAGCAGGTGACCCGAGCCCTGGCCGACAAATTCGGTCCGGGGCTGACCGCCGCGGAGGTGAGTTCCTCCGACGTCAGTTCGACGTGGGGCGGGGAGATCACCGAGAAGATGCTGATCGCCCTGGCCGTGTTCCTGGTGATCGTCTTCGTCTACATCGCCATCCGGTTCGACCGGGAGATGTCGACAGCCGCACTGGCGTCGCTGTTCTTCGACATCATCGTCACCGCCGGCATCTACTCGCTGGTCGGCTGGGAGGTCACCCCGGCGACCGTCATCGGTCTGCTGACCATCCTCGGTTTCTCGATCTACGACACCGTCGTGGTGTTCGACAAGGTCGCGGAGAACACCCGGTCGGTCCTGCAGACGTCGCGGCGCACGTATGGCGAGCAGGCGAACCTCGCGGTCAACCAGACATTGATGCGTTCGATCAACACCACCATCATCTCGGTGCTGCCGATCATCGCGCTGATGGTCATCGCGGTCTGGCTGCTGGGCGTGGGCACCCTGAAGGATCTCGCGCTGATCCAACTCGTCGGCGTGGTCGTCGGTGCGTACTCGTCGATCTTCCTGGCGGCGCCGCTCCTGGTGACGCTCAAGGAACGTCGTGAGGACATCTCCCGGCACACCAAGCGCGTGCTGGATCGGCGGGCCCGGGTGGCCGCCGGTGACGACTATCGTGAGCCGCGTCCGGTCCGGGGGCGCTCGTCCACCGGGCGGACGTCGCGGCGCGCCGAAGCGGACGCACCGCAGGCTCCGACCGGAAAACGGCGTCGGTCGCGATAA
- a CDS encoding ABC transporter substrate-binding protein, with product MVGVIVVAAGLLTACGEDGPPTIDYVVDARIDSYNANTVDGNASGVLMATTRILPGFSYLGAQGQVTPDRDIGTVTPVPGDGLTLHYEINPEARYSDGQAVDCDDLVLAWAAMSGRFRGFRPATTAGYRDIERMDCNPGDKTATATFARGRDYRDWLSLFGAGTLLPAHVIARDAGIPDVLDAIRATDGAAITKVARSWNSGFTLTPGPIDAARFPSSGPYRVDRYSKSGGLVLVANDKWWGDAPATPRIVVWGRGTDAERRIPDGAFDVADITAGLTGDEVTPSGTSTQPLPQPNRALAVEELVLSQRGVFADLRARQAFASCVPRDALARQFGQGAQVWNLRVLAPSDNLAAQLNGAFGRAYSRPDLPRARTLSADPDGARAGPLRIRIGYLAPTVRRQQMVAAMAESCRRVGIDVVDAGSPEIAPGALGRDVDALLVANGAAFAAAGAANPSRDAYQLRGGDPLNLGGFRSPEVSGAIDELVASDLAADRLPLVRAIENAAWSSLPSIPLFAAPRVQRWGGRVDNVVAGLGRNGTGWNMDRWTVRD from the coding sequence ATGGTGGGTGTGATCGTGGTCGCCGCGGGCCTGTTGACCGCCTGCGGCGAGGACGGCCCGCCCACCATCGACTACGTGGTGGATGCGCGGATCGACAGCTACAACGCCAATACCGTCGATGGCAACGCGTCAGGCGTCCTGATGGCCACCACCCGGATTTTGCCCGGGTTCAGCTATCTCGGCGCGCAGGGGCAGGTCACGCCGGATCGCGACATCGGCACCGTGACCCCGGTGCCGGGAGACGGTCTGACCCTGCACTACGAGATCAATCCCGAGGCACGCTATTCCGATGGACAGGCCGTCGACTGCGACGACCTCGTCCTCGCGTGGGCGGCGATGAGCGGTCGGTTCCGCGGATTCCGGCCGGCGACGACGGCGGGCTATCGTGACATCGAGCGGATGGACTGCAATCCCGGAGACAAGACCGCGACCGCGACCTTCGCGCGCGGCCGCGACTACCGCGACTGGCTGTCCCTGTTCGGCGCGGGAACACTGCTGCCCGCGCATGTGATCGCGCGCGACGCGGGCATCCCGGACGTCCTCGACGCGATCCGCGCGACGGATGGGGCGGCCATCACCAAGGTCGCCCGATCCTGGAACAGCGGCTTCACCTTGACGCCCGGCCCCATCGACGCGGCTCGCTTCCCGTCGTCGGGACCGTATCGGGTGGATCGATACTCGAAGTCCGGTGGTCTCGTGCTGGTGGCGAACGACAAATGGTGGGGTGATGCGCCGGCCACTCCGCGGATCGTCGTGTGGGGTCGGGGGACCGATGCCGAACGACGCATCCCCGACGGCGCTTTCGACGTCGCCGACATCACCGCCGGGCTCACCGGGGACGAGGTGACTCCGTCGGGTACCTCGACACAGCCGCTGCCGCAACCGAATCGGGCCCTGGCGGTCGAGGAGCTGGTGCTCTCGCAGAGAGGTGTGTTCGCTGATCTGCGCGCCCGGCAGGCGTTCGCGTCGTGCGTGCCGCGGGATGCGTTGGCCCGACAGTTCGGTCAGGGCGCGCAGGTGTGGAATCTGCGGGTTCTCGCGCCGTCCGACAATCTGGCGGCACAGCTCAACGGCGCGTTCGGGCGGGCGTACTCGCGTCCCGACCTCCCGCGGGCGCGGACATTGAGCGCCGACCCCGACGGCGCCCGCGCCGGTCCGTTGCGGATCCGGATCGGCTACCTCGCACCGACCGTGCGACGGCAGCAGATGGTCGCCGCGATGGCCGAGTCGTGTCGGCGGGTGGGCATCGACGTCGTCGATGCGGGTTCACCGGAGATCGCTCCCGGGGCGTTGGGGCGCGACGTGGACGCGCTGTTGGTCGCCAACGGCGCCGCTTTCGCGGCGGCCGGCGCGGCCAACCCGTCGCGCGACGCCTACCAGCTCCGGGGCGGTGACCCGCTGAACCTGGGTGGGTTCCGTAGTCCCGAGGTCAGCGGCGCGATCGACGAACTCGTCGCGTCCGATCTCGCTGCCGATCGCCTGCCACTGGTGCGAGCCATCGAGAACGCCGCGTGGTCGAGTCTGCCGTCGATCCCGTTGTTCGCCGCGCCCCGCGTCCAGCGGTGGGGCGGTCGGGTCGATAACGTGGTGGCCGGGCTGGGTCGCAACGGAACCGGATGGAACATGGATCGGTGGACGGTACGTGACTGA
- a CDS encoding adenine phosphoribosyltransferase: MTDADNLRSGPADDVTARALDEAREAIAVHARMVADFPKPGIAFKDLTPVLADPVGLSSVVTALTHGCRGIDLVAGIDARGFLLGGAVARELEVGVLAVRKGGKLPPPVHSVDYTLEYGTASLEIPASGIDITGQRVLLVDDVLATGGTAVAAAELLQRAGAHVVGVAVIMELDGLGGRATIADGLGADLPVHAVTVG; the protein is encoded by the coding sequence GTGACTGACGCAGACAACCTTCGGTCGGGACCCGCGGACGACGTGACCGCGCGTGCGCTCGACGAGGCACGGGAGGCCATCGCGGTCCATGCGCGGATGGTCGCGGACTTCCCGAAGCCCGGCATCGCCTTCAAGGACCTCACCCCGGTGCTCGCCGACCCGGTCGGTCTCTCCTCGGTGGTCACCGCGCTCACGCATGGTTGCCGCGGCATCGACCTCGTCGCCGGCATCGACGCGCGCGGGTTCCTCCTCGGGGGCGCGGTCGCCCGCGAACTCGAGGTCGGCGTGCTGGCGGTTCGTAAGGGCGGCAAGCTGCCCCCGCCTGTGCACAGCGTCGACTACACCCTCGAATACGGCACCGCGAGTCTGGAGATCCCGGCCAGCGGCATCGACATCACCGGTCAGCGGGTACTCCTGGTGGACGACGTGCTCGCGACCGGCGGCACCGCGGTCGCAGCGGCCGAACTGCTGCAGCGGGCCGGAGCCCATGTCGTCGGCGTCGCGGTGATCATGGAACTCGATGGCCTCGGTGGCCGCGCGACCATTGCCGACGGGCTGGGCGCCGACCTGCCGGTTCACGCCGTCACCGTCGGCTGA
- a CDS encoding RelA/SpoT family protein — protein MHDEIDTSAREESAEAPVTESSGARPDRPRAQPRPADPGAGDAATSADEPLTVGAGAQRTPQRAGSDALGAPSSSASRRVRARLARRMTATRSSVRPVLEPLVTLHREIYPKADVALLQHAYDVADERHDGQTRKSGDPYITHPLAVATILADLGMDTTTLVAALLHDTVEDTGYSLEQLEKDFGVEVAHLVDGVTKLDKVALGSAAEAETIRKMIIAMARDPRVLVIKVADRLHNMRTMRFLPPEKQARKARETLEVIAPLAHRLGMATVKWELEDLSFAILHPKRYEEIVRLVADRAPSRDTYLARVRADINNALGAARISAAVEGRPKHYWSIYQKMIVKGRDFDDIHDLVGVRILCDEVRDCYAAVGVVHSLWQPMAGRFKDYIAQPRFGVYQSLHTTVIGPEGKPLEVQIRTQEMHRTAEFGIAAHWRYKERRGKNPRKSSDAGEIDEMAWMRQLLDWQREAADPGEFLESLRYDLAVQEIFVFTPKGDVITLPAGSTPVDFAYAVHTEVGHRCIGARVNGRLVALERTLENGEVIEVFTSKAPNAGPSKDWQNFVVSPRAKAKIRQWFAKERREEALETGKDAIAKEVRRGGLPLQRLMSAESLASIAKELRYADVTALYTAVGEHHVSARHVVSRLVASLGGLDDAVDEIAERSTPSTLPTRTRQGGDAGVVVEGLDNVMAKLAKCCTPVPGDEILGFVTRGGGISVHRTDCTNAEALRGQSERIIEVTWAPSPSSVFLVAIQVEALDRHRLLSDVTKVLADERVNILSASVTTSRDRVAISKFTFEMGDPKHLGHVLNVVRNVEGVYDVYRVTSAA, from the coding sequence ATGCACGACGAGATCGACACGAGTGCCCGCGAGGAGAGCGCCGAGGCGCCGGTGACGGAATCGTCCGGCGCGCGACCGGACCGACCCCGTGCGCAACCCCGACCGGCCGACCCGGGAGCGGGCGATGCCGCCACGTCCGCCGACGAGCCGCTCACCGTCGGCGCGGGTGCTCAGCGCACACCGCAACGCGCCGGTTCGGACGCCCTGGGCGCCCCGTCGTCGTCGGCGTCGCGGCGCGTCCGTGCCCGCCTCGCACGCCGGATGACCGCCACCCGTAGCTCGGTGCGGCCCGTCCTCGAGCCGCTGGTCACGCTGCATCGTGAGATCTACCCGAAGGCCGACGTCGCGCTGCTGCAGCACGCCTACGACGTCGCCGACGAGCGCCATGACGGACAGACGCGCAAGTCGGGTGACCCGTACATCACCCATCCGCTGGCGGTGGCGACGATTCTCGCCGACCTCGGTATGGACACGACGACGCTCGTGGCCGCCCTGCTGCACGACACCGTCGAGGACACCGGGTATTCGCTCGAGCAACTCGAGAAGGATTTCGGGGTCGAGGTCGCCCATCTCGTCGACGGCGTGACCAAGCTGGACAAGGTCGCCCTCGGCAGCGCCGCGGAGGCGGAGACGATCCGCAAGATGATCATCGCGATGGCGCGCGATCCACGCGTGCTGGTGATCAAGGTCGCCGACCGGCTGCACAACATGCGGACCATGCGCTTCCTGCCCCCGGAGAAGCAGGCACGCAAGGCGCGCGAGACACTGGAAGTGATTGCGCCGCTTGCGCATCGGCTCGGTATGGCGACGGTCAAGTGGGAACTCGAGGACCTGTCGTTCGCGATTCTGCATCCCAAGCGGTACGAGGAGATCGTCCGGCTGGTGGCCGATCGTGCGCCGTCGCGGGACACCTACCTGGCGCGGGTCCGCGCCGACATCAACAACGCACTGGGAGCGGCGCGCATCTCGGCGGCCGTCGAGGGCAGGCCCAAGCACTACTGGTCGATCTATCAGAAGATGATCGTCAAGGGCCGCGATTTCGACGACATCCACGACCTCGTCGGGGTCCGGATTCTCTGCGACGAGGTCCGCGACTGTTACGCCGCGGTCGGCGTGGTGCATTCGCTGTGGCAGCCGATGGCAGGTCGGTTCAAGGATTACATCGCCCAGCCGCGCTTCGGCGTCTACCAGTCCCTGCACACGACGGTGATCGGGCCGGAGGGCAAGCCGCTCGAGGTGCAGATCCGCACCCAGGAGATGCACCGGACCGCCGAGTTCGGCATCGCCGCGCACTGGCGGTACAAGGAGCGACGGGGCAAGAACCCGCGCAAATCCTCCGACGCCGGCGAGATCGACGAGATGGCGTGGATGCGCCAGTTGCTCGACTGGCAGCGGGAGGCTGCCGATCCGGGCGAATTCCTGGAGTCGCTGCGCTACGACCTCGCGGTGCAGGAGATCTTCGTGTTCACCCCGAAGGGCGACGTGATCACCCTTCCGGCGGGTTCCACCCCGGTCGACTTCGCTTATGCCGTGCACACCGAGGTCGGACACCGTTGTATCGGCGCCCGCGTCAACGGTCGGTTGGTCGCACTCGAACGCACCCTGGAGAACGGCGAGGTCATCGAGGTCTTCACCTCGAAGGCGCCCAACGCCGGCCCGTCGAAGGACTGGCAGAATTTCGTCGTCTCGCCCCGGGCGAAGGCCAAGATCCGCCAGTGGTTCGCCAAGGAACGCCGCGAAGAGGCCCTCGAGACGGGCAAGGACGCCATCGCCAAAGAGGTCCGTCGAGGCGGATTGCCGTTGCAGCGCTTGATGAGTGCCGAATCGTTGGCGTCGATCGCCAAGGAACTCCGGTACGCCGACGTCACCGCGCTCTACACAGCGGTGGGGGAGCATCACGTCTCGGCGCGCCATGTCGTGAGCCGTCTGGTGGCCTCGCTCGGTGGCCTCGACGACGCGGTCGACGAGATCGCCGAGCGCTCGACCCCGTCGACGCTGCCGACCCGGACACGTCAGGGCGGTGATGCCGGCGTCGTGGTGGAGGGTCTCGACAACGTGATGGCCAAGCTGGCCAAGTGCTGTACGCCGGTACCCGGCGACGAGATCCTGGGTTTCGTGACCCGCGGTGGCGGCATCAGCGTGCACCGGACCGACTGCACCAACGCCGAGGCGTTGCGCGGGCAGTCCGAACGGATCATCGAGGTGACGTGGGCGCCGTCGCCCTCATCGGTCTTCCTGGTGGCCATCCAGGTGGAGGCGCTCGACCGTCATCGCCTGCTGTCCGACGTCACCAAGGTCCTCGCCGATGAACGTGTGAACATCCTGTCGGCGTCGGTGACCACCAGTCGCGATCGGGTGGCGATCAGCAAGTTCACCTTCGAGATGGGCGATCCCAAGCACCTCGGGCACGTACTGAACGTCGTGCGCAACGTCGAGGGTGTCTACGACGTCTACCGGGTGACCTCGGCGGCCTGA
- a CDS encoding peptidylprolyl isomerase: MSTNEERREAAKRKLEERLERERQEKRRRKLIIASVSTVVVVAIVATATTLIVKKVLDDREAARWTSCAYEDTPSRFDQLPKEVPAEVPADQRAQAQAYLDEMKAGEAKQRTSPKPDSQQLKDGTADMVLDTNQGAIPITLQRTGAPCNTGAVISLAENNFYNNSPCHRITESESLKVLQCGDPTGTGAGGPGWSSPDELPTDLKPAGQPADPMTQQGPVIYPRGTVAIANSNNPQTGQSNTGSSQFFLVLQDSQLAPNYTVVGKVDPGGLTVLDKIAKNGLTPGPNGNAQDGRPKQPVDIATATVDAGSQD; the protein is encoded by the coding sequence GTGTCCACCAACGAGGAACGTCGCGAAGCCGCCAAGCGAAAGCTGGAGGAGCGCCTCGAACGCGAACGCCAGGAAAAGCGACGCCGCAAACTGATCATCGCCTCGGTCTCCACCGTGGTGGTTGTCGCGATCGTCGCGACGGCGACGACGTTGATCGTGAAGAAGGTCCTCGATGACCGCGAGGCCGCCCGGTGGACGTCGTGCGCCTACGAAGACACGCCGAGCCGATTCGATCAGTTGCCCAAGGAGGTCCCCGCCGAGGTCCCGGCCGATCAACGCGCCCAGGCGCAGGCCTACCTCGACGAGATGAAGGCCGGTGAGGCCAAACAGCGCACATCGCCCAAGCCCGACTCCCAGCAGCTCAAGGACGGCACCGCCGACATGGTGCTCGACACCAACCAGGGTGCGATCCCGATCACCCTTCAGCGCACCGGCGCGCCGTGCAACACGGGTGCGGTGATCTCGTTGGCGGAGAACAACTTCTACAACAACTCCCCATGTCACCGGATCACCGAGAGCGAGAGCCTGAAGGTGCTGCAGTGCGGCGATCCGACCGGGACCGGCGCGGGTGGCCCGGGATGGTCGAGTCCCGACGAACTGCCCACCGACCTCAAGCCCGCCGGTCAGCCTGCCGACCCGATGACCCAGCAGGGACCGGTGATCTACCCACGCGGCACGGTCGCGATCGCGAACAGCAACAATCCCCAAACCGGACAGTCGAATACGGGTTCGAGCCAGTTCTTCCTGGTCCTCCAGGACAGCCAGCTCGCGCCGAACTACACCGTCGTCGGCAAGGTCGACCCGGGCGGCCTCACCGTGCTGGACAAGATCGCGAAGAACGGTCTCACCCCCGGCCCGAACGGCAATGCGCAGGACGGCCGCCCCAAGCAGCCCGTCGACATCGCCACGGCGACCGTGGACGCCGGCAGCCAGGACTGA
- a CDS encoding MBL fold metallo-hydrolase produces the protein MLITGFAAGMFQTNCYLLASEAGSEAVIIDPGQDAAPRVRELLAEHDLTPVAVLLTHGHLDHTWNAAELCDEHSIPAYIHPADRPMLADPGMGLGRALESVIGSLEFREPEKVIDFADGEDVDLAGIRISVDLAPGHTQGSVLLGIEVPIEVEPAERAPGTPEVVPVCFSGDVLFAGSIGRTDLPGGDHQQLLDSIGDKLLPLPDHTQVLPGHGPQTSIGAERASNPFLAGMSTPGSSTSDTVKKGRFGL, from the coding sequence ATGCTGATCACCGGATTCGCGGCGGGGATGTTCCAGACCAACTGCTATCTCCTCGCCTCCGAGGCGGGCTCCGAAGCGGTCATCATCGACCCGGGGCAGGACGCCGCCCCGCGCGTCCGGGAGTTGCTCGCGGAGCACGACCTCACGCCGGTCGCGGTGCTGCTCACCCACGGTCACCTCGACCACACGTGGAACGCCGCGGAGCTGTGCGACGAGCACTCGATCCCGGCCTACATCCACCCGGCCGACCGGCCGATGCTCGCCGACCCGGGAATGGGTCTCGGCCGGGCGCTGGAGTCGGTGATCGGGTCGCTCGAGTTCCGCGAACCGGAGAAGGTGATCGATTTCGCCGATGGCGAGGACGTCGATCTCGCGGGCATCCGCATCTCGGTCGACCTGGCACCCGGGCACACCCAGGGTTCGGTGCTCCTCGGCATCGAGGTGCCGATCGAGGTGGAACCGGCCGAACGTGCCCCGGGCACGCCCGAGGTGGTCCCGGTGTGCTTCTCCGGTGACGTACTGTTTGCCGGGTCGATCGGGCGTACCGACCTGCCCGGCGGAGACCATCAGCAACTGCTCGACTCCATCGGGGACAAATTGTTGCCGCTGCCCGACCACACCCAGGTCCTGCCCGGGCACGGGCCGCAGACGTCGATCGGGGCGGAGCGGGCGAGTAATCCGTTCCTCGCCGGCATGAGCACACCCGGCTCGTCGACATCGGACACTGTGAAGAAGGGACGATTCGGACTGTGA
- the hisS gene encoding histidine--tRNA ligase, which yields MSADFAAPRGIPDYFPPNSADFRRVRDTLTDAARLAGYGHIELPIFEDTALFARGVGESTDVVSKEMYTFADRGDRSVTLRPEGTAGVMRAVIQHGLDRGQLPVKLCYAGPFFRYEKPQTGRYRQLQQVGVEAIGVDDPALDAEVIAIADEGYRRLGLSGFRLEITSLGDNESRGPYREALQEFLFGLDLDEPTRKRAEINPLRVLDDKRPEVKAATAEAPLLIDFLSDEARTHFDLVLTNLKRLGVPYELNPRLVRGLDYYTKTTFEFVHDGLGAQSGIGGGGRYDGLMKQIGGKQDLSGIGFGLGVDRTMLAMEAEGVAHADVARCQVFGVPLGADAKAELVGVAGRLRAAGISVDLAYGDRGLKGAMKAADRSGARLALVLGDRELEERRIEVKDLSNGEQHALSLDGLIEEVARLLG from the coding sequence GTGAGCGCCGACTTCGCCGCGCCGAGAGGCATACCCGACTACTTCCCGCCGAACTCGGCGGACTTCCGCCGGGTCCGCGACACCCTGACCGACGCCGCCCGCCTGGCCGGTTACGGGCACATCGAACTCCCGATCTTCGAGGACACCGCGCTCTTCGCGCGCGGCGTCGGCGAATCGACCGATGTCGTCAGCAAGGAGATGTACACCTTCGCCGACCGGGGCGATCGGTCGGTGACCCTGCGACCGGAGGGCACGGCGGGCGTGATGCGTGCCGTCATCCAGCACGGTCTCGACCGCGGACAACTCCCGGTCAAGCTGTGCTATGCCGGACCGTTCTTCCGTTACGAGAAGCCGCAGACCGGCCGCTACCGCCAGTTGCAGCAGGTGGGGGTGGAGGCCATCGGGGTCGACGATCCTGCGCTCGACGCCGAGGTGATCGCGATCGCCGACGAGGGTTACCGTCGCCTCGGATTGTCCGGCTTCCGACTGGAGATCACCTCGCTGGGCGACAACGAGAGCCGTGGCCCTTATCGAGAAGCGTTGCAGGAGTTCCTGTTCGGTCTGGACCTCGACGAGCCGACCCGCAAGCGCGCGGAGATCAACCCGCTGCGCGTGCTCGACGACAAGCGTCCCGAGGTGAAGGCCGCGACGGCCGAGGCGCCCCTGCTCATCGACTTCCTCTCGGACGAGGCACGCACGCATTTCGATCTCGTCCTGACCAATCTCAAACGCCTCGGTGTGCCGTACGAGCTCAATCCGCGGCTGGTACGCGGCCTCGACTACTACACGAAGACCACGTTCGAGTTCGTGCACGACGGACTCGGTGCGCAGTCGGGCATCGGTGGCGGCGGCCGGTACGACGGGCTGATGAAGCAGATCGGCGGCAAGCAGGATCTGTCGGGCATCGGATTCGGGCTCGGTGTCGACCGCACCATGCTCGCGATGGAGGCCGAAGGTGTCGCCCACGCCGATGTCGCCCGCTGTCAGGTGTTCGGCGTGCCGCTGGGCGCCGACGCGAAGGCCGAATTGGTCGGCGTCGCAGGACGTTTGCGGGCGGCAGGCATCAGCGTCGACCTGGCATACGGCGACCGTGGCCTCAAGGGTGCGATGAAGGCGGCCGATCGGTCGGGTGCGCGCCTGGCGCTCGTGCTCGGCGACCGTGAACTCGAGGAGCGACGTATCGAGGTCAAGGATCTGAGCAATGGTGAGCAGCATGCCCTTTCGCTGGATGGGCTCATCGAGGAGGTCGCCCGCCTGCTCGGGTGA
- a CDS encoding DUF885 domain-containing protein has product MTDHRGAVPRTPTAVDRLADTYLADQASLDPLFATEIGIGGHDHLLTDFSPGACAARTAAARATVHALAEAPIIDDVDRVTVATMSASLHREIALADTGERVGDCNVIASPLQAVRDVFDLMSTSTRDAREVFVSRLQALPACVDTVIDGLRHRVAHGPALARRQVELVAAQADDAAGAIAADTMAIAADPALSRPLEVALGDVRLAFAALAAVLRTEVLPTATDDDAVGRERYLRFLPAYLGADVDPDEAYAYGLDRLASIISEQSTIAADLVPGGDVRDALAHLDTLPQYAIHDRHAFVEWMQELSDRAVDGLTGTHFDIPSRLTRLECRLAPSSTGIIYYTQPSADLTRPGRMWWSVPPEQTVFHTWQETTTVFHEGVPGHHLQLGSAIVSDDLNSWRKLASFTSGHGEGWALYAERLMGELGWLDDPGDRMGMLDSQRLRAARVVVDIGLHCGLPAPAALGGGTWNADKAWQFLTESVAMDRAVLRFELNRYLGWPGQAPSYALGQRVWEQTRTAALAAHPEWSLKDFHTRALALGGVSLDVLADELTRV; this is encoded by the coding sequence GTGACCGACCACCGAGGTGCGGTGCCGCGCACGCCGACGGCCGTCGACCGCCTCGCCGACACCTACCTCGCCGATCAGGCGAGCCTCGACCCACTGTTCGCGACCGAGATCGGCATCGGCGGCCACGATCACCTGCTGACCGACTTCTCGCCCGGCGCATGCGCGGCCAGAACCGCGGCAGCCCGCGCGACGGTGCACGCGCTGGCCGAGGCCCCCATCATCGACGACGTCGACCGGGTCACCGTGGCCACCATGTCGGCCTCACTGCACCGTGAGATCGCGCTGGCCGATACCGGTGAACGCGTGGGCGATTGCAACGTCATCGCGTCTCCTCTGCAAGCGGTGCGCGACGTCTTCGATCTGATGTCGACATCCACGCGGGACGCCCGCGAGGTGTTCGTGTCGCGGCTGCAGGCCCTGCCCGCCTGTGTCGACACGGTGATCGACGGTCTGCGCCACCGGGTGGCCCACGGCCCGGCACTCGCGCGGCGACAGGTGGAACTGGTTGCCGCCCAAGCCGATGACGCGGCCGGCGCGATCGCGGCCGACACCATGGCGATCGCCGCGGACCCGGCGCTGTCACGGCCTCTCGAGGTCGCACTCGGTGATGTCCGGCTGGCGTTCGCCGCGCTTGCGGCAGTGCTGCGCACCGAGGTGTTGCCGACCGCGACGGACGACGATGCCGTCGGCCGGGAACGCTACCTGCGGTTCCTACCCGCCTACCTGGGCGCCGACGTCGACCCCGACGAGGCCTACGCCTACGGTCTGGATCGCCTCGCATCGATCATCTCCGAACAGTCCACGATCGCCGCGGACCTCGTGCCCGGCGGGGACGTGCGCGATGCGCTCGCACATCTCGACACCCTGCCGCAGTACGCGATCCACGATCGTCACGCGTTCGTCGAATGGATGCAGGAACTCTCGGACCGCGCGGTGGACGGTCTCACCGGGACCCATTTCGACATCCCGTCCCGCCTCACCCGGCTCGAGTGTCGTCTCGCCCCGTCGTCGACCGGGATCATCTACTACACACAGCCGAGCGCCGACCTCACCCGTCCCGGCCGGATGTGGTGGTCGGTGCCGCCGGAACAGACGGTCTTCCACACGTGGCAGGAGACGACCACGGTCTTCCACGAGGGCGTGCCCGGCCACCACCTGCAACTCGGTTCGGCCATCGTCAGCGACGACCTCAACTCGTGGCGCAAGCTGGCGTCGTTCACCTCGGGACACGGCGAGGGTTGGGCGCTGTACGCCGAACGTCTGATGGGCGAGCTCGGCTGGCTCGACGACCCGGGCGACCGGATGGGCATGCTCGACTCCCAACGACTGCGCGCGGCCCGCGTCGTCGTCGACATCGGCCTGCACTGCGGGCTACCTGCCCCGGCCGCCCTCGGCGGCGGTACCTGGAACGCGGACAAGGCGTGGCAGTTCCTGACCGAGTCGGTCGCGATGGACCGCGCGGTGCTGCGATTCGAGCTGAACCGGTATCTCGGCTGGCCCGGGCAGGCACCGTCCTACGCTCTGGGACAGCGTGTCTGGGAACAGACCCGCACCGCGGCCCTGGCCGCGCACCCCGAGTGGTCGCTCAAGGACTTCCACACCCGGGCACTCGCGCTCGGCGGGGTGTCACTGGATGTGCTGGCGGACGAACTGACCCGGGTCTGA